One genomic window of Cricetulus griseus strain 17A/GY chromosome 3, alternate assembly CriGri-PICRH-1.0, whole genome shotgun sequence includes the following:
- the Saxo2 gene encoding stabilizer of axonemal microtubules 2 isoform X4 yields the protein MEGVTTFKSDYRPYEVVKQTRHIPEEYKPKQGKIDLGTTYKQDFNPFEVQPVVKVRPVERQQVKKGKLDTVPTYKDDYRSWDIQKCELCKPEQVCQTPDVKFGNSTTFQDDYVPREIKPTQSFKPCSAIKCSVGPFNGETSHRRDFVPYQLEVKFARPKEVYKPADQPFEDLTTHRNDFQGFAGETAKICRPAYTRVTQNTPFKGSTEFRDSFKPWEIPPPKVKKVTEYVPPPGSMQLNSTSHLDYVPYQASRVVAIRPISQRTKSNFPFQGKSTMKEDFPAWESCRQGLIKQQQQIPNPSGKFDGLSTFRSHFVPHALIPTESCKPLNAAVKSSVPFDDVTMYSIQYTPKKPEICPASYPSPPDYIFENTDSQGHKFFRKIIPEMKAF from the exons gTCAGATTATCGTCCTTATGAAGTAGTCAAACAGACTCGCCACATACCAGAGGAATATAAACCCAAACAGGGGAAAATTGATCTTGGTACTACCTACAAACAAGATTTTAATCCTTTCGAAGTGCAGCCTGTGGTAAAAGTCCGGCCTGTGGAAAGACAACAAGTTAAAAAAGGAAAGTTGGACACTGTCCCAACTTATAAAG ATGATTATAGATCTTGGGATATTCAGAAATGTGAACTGTGTAAACCAGAGCAAGTTTGTCAGACCCCAGATGTGAAATTCGGAAATTCAACTACATTTCAGGATGACTATGTTCCCCGGGAGATAAAGCCTACGCAAAGCTTTAAGCCTTGCTCTGCGATCAAGTGTTCTGTAGGCCCCTTTAATGGTGAGACAAGTCATCGTCGAGATTTTGTGCCTTACCAGCTAGAAGTCAAGTTTGCAAGGCCAAAAGAAGTTTATAAGCCTGCTGACCAGCCTTTTGAGGATCTCACCACTCACCGGAATGACTTTCAGGGTTTTGCTGGAGAAACTGCAAAAATCTGCAGACCTGCCTACACAAGAGTAACCCAAAACACTCCATTTAAAGGAAGCACTGAATTCCGTGACAGTTTCAAACCATGGGAAATTCCACCACCCAAAGTCAAGAAAGTAACAGAGTATGTGCCCCCTCCAGGAAGCATGCAGTTAAACAGCACCAGCCATCTTGACTATGTTCCCTATCAGGCCAGTCGTGTTGTTGCCATCAGGCccatttctcaaagaacaaaaagcaaTTTTCCTTTCCAAGGAAAAAGCACCATGAAAGAAGATTTTCCAGCGTGGGAAAGTTGTCGTCAGGGACTTATTAAGCAGCAGCAACAGATTCCCAACCCATCTGGAAAATTTGATGGCTTGAGCACTTTCAGATCTCACTTTGTGCCACATGCATTGATTCCAACAGAGAGCTGCAAACCTTTAAATGCTGCCGTTAAGAGTTCGGTTCCATTTGATGATGTTACCATGTATTCTATACAGTACACACCGAAGAAACCAGAAATCTGCCCAGCTAGCTATCCTTCTCCTCCagattatatatttgaaaatacagaTTCCCAAGGACATAAATTCTTTCGCAAGATCATTCCTGAAATGAAGGCCTTTTAG